GGAACACCGGCCGCCCCGGGACCGGACGAGCCGGACCCGGCCACGGCCAGCGCGGACAACGCGGTGCGGTGCACCGGTTCCAGCAGGCCCGGCATGCCCCAGCGCTCGGCGAGTTCGAGCTCCTCGCCGACGAGCCGGGTCGCGGCGCGCGCTTCGCCGAGGCGGCCTTGCGCGATGGCGGCGGGCATCCGCCAGGACAGCACCGCCGGGTTCAGCCACTCCTTGGCGCGCATGATGCGGCCGCACTCCTGGAAGTAGCCCAGCGCGGTCGCCGGATCACCGGTGGCCAGCTTCAGCTCACCGCGGGCGTGCAGCAGGTAGGCGAACGCCATGCCGCGTTCGGCGCCCAGCGGCAGCTCGATCTCGGCGACCCGCTCGGCGTCCGCGACCTGCTCCCGCCGCAGCAGCGCGGCGATCTTGGTGGCCAGGTGCTGCGGCAGCATCGCCGGATGCAGGCAGTGCAGCGGGAGTTCCCGCTCCGCCGCGGCCAGGTCGGCCGCGGCAGCGGGACAGCGGCCGTCCTTGACGCCGAGCATCGCGCGCTGCACCAGCGCGTGCGCCGCCGCGGCGCGCGCACCGCGACGGCCCGCGTCGAAGATGACCGCGGTGAGCCCGGCGGCGGCCTCTTCCAGGTCGTCGCGGGAGGCCAGCGCGCGGCACGCGGCGATCCGCGGTCCCAGCGGGGAATCGTTGCCCCTGCCGGACAACGCTTCCCGCGCCAGCGTGCGCACGAGGTCCGGGCGGCGGCCGAGCCGGGCGTAGCGCCAGGCCAGCACTCCGGCCTGCGCGGCGTCGGCGGGTTCGTCAGGCAGCGGCGGCAGCGGGGTGGCGAGCAGTTCCTGCTCCGGCCCGCACTCCTCGTCGGCCAGCCAGCCCAGCGCGTCCAGCGCCGGGTGCCGGGTGCGGGCGCAGACCGCGGCGAGTTCGCGCCGCGCGGTCTCCGCGTCGCCGCGGCTGACCAGCAGGTCCGCCGCGCGCACCAGCAGTCCGGTGTCCCCGGTTCCCGCGGCGTCGGCCAGCACTTGGCGCAGCCTGCCGTCGCTGGCGACGGGCGCCTGCGCGACCTCGATCGCGGCGAGCTGCGCCAGCAACCGCTGCCTGCTCGCGGTCGGCACGGGTTCGCGCAGGGCGCGCCGCAGCAGTTCGGTGGCGCGTTCGTAGCGCCCTTCCCTGCGGTGCTGCTCGCTGGCCTCGACGAGCGTGTCCACCACCCACCGCTTGCGCATCTGCGGGGCGCTGAGCAGGAGTTCGGCCAGCGCCGCGGGTTCGATGGCGGCCCGGTGCCCGATTTCCGCGGCCCGCGCGTGCAGTTCTTCGCGCTCGGCGGGGTCCATCTCGGCGAACACGCCCGCTGCCACCGCCGCGGTGGACACCCGCGGGCCGTCGGCCCCCTCTTCGCACAGCAGGCCCAGGTGCCACAGCGCGGTGCGGGCCTCCTGCGCCGCGTGCCCGTGCAGACCGGCGAGCGCGCAGGCGAGGTCGAAGTCGAATTCGCCGCCGCAGAAGGTGATCGCGCGCAGCAGCGCGACGTGGTCGGCGGGCAGCCCGCGCAGGGTCCGCCCGACCAGTCCGGCGACGGCGTCGGCGGCGTGCACCCGCAGCCGCGGCACGTGCCGGGCCTCGAACCCCAGCCCGGCCTGCTCGAACTCGGTGAGCACCGTCCGCAGCACGGCCGGGTTCCCCGCGGTGGCGGCCGTCGCGGCGGTGCTGAACTCCTCGTCGACGGGGCCGTGCCGGGACAGCAGCTCCGCGACGTCCGAAGTGGACAGAGCGGAGAGCCGGACCCGGCTCGGGGTCAGCGGCACGGCCTCGTCCCAGCGCGCGCCGCCCGGCGTCTCGGGCGCGGTGTCGCGCACCGTGCGGACCATCAGGATGGGCGCCTGGTCCAGGTGGCGGACCATGGCGTGGCACCAGGCCAGCGACCACGGGTCGATCCACTGGTGGTCGTCGACGGCGAACAGCAGCGGGCGGTCCCGCGCCAGGCCGAGGAAGTGCTTGCGCAGGTAGGGGATCGGCGCGTTGTTGGCGGCGCCCTCGGCCCACGCGGAGCTGATCCGGGTGAGCTGGTCGGGCGGGCAGAGCAGCGCGATCAGCTGGGCCACCGTGCTGTAGGGCACGTCGGTCTCCAGCGGCGAGGTCTGCGCGGCGGCGGTGTTGAGCCCGGCCGCGCGGGCGTCGGCGAGCATCGACTCCAGCAGCGCGCTGCGCCCGGTTCCGGGGGCACCGCTGATGGTGAGCAATCCTGATCGACCGCGGCGCAGGTCGTCGACGAGTTCCCCCACCACGTGGAGTTCGGCGTCGCGCCCCACCAAGTGGTGGCCGCCGGGGAACGCGGAACGGGCTTCAGGGGCGTCGTGGACGGCGACCATCAGCACGCTCCGACCGGCTCGGCGTGGGTCCCGGATCGCGATCCGGTTCCGTTTCGGACAACGAACGACCGAACATGAAAGACATTCGGAAACAACCCCAAGTGAAATCCGGGAAGGACCTCATCACGGTGCGTGATAACAACATCAGGAATGCTGTCACCAGGGATTCGTAAACCGATACAACGCTCAATCCGATTCGCGGCGAGCTGCGGGAGATCGACCACACCAACCTCCCGTAGCTCGAAAAGATGCAGCCAGGGCCGAATCGGCACTGAGCGTATCACCCGTTGGAGTGACAACCTGGCTTTCTCGTGCACGAACCAAAGTGATTCCCACATGAGAGGACAGCACTGCGATGGTCGTGTGTTTCGCGACCGATTCAGCGAAACGCACACCTCGGGGATTCCCCTCGGCGGCACCGGCCGCGAGCGGATCGCTCAAGGAACCGAAACCGCCGAATCATCCTCCAACGCCCCCGCGAGCTCCGCCCGGCCCCGCACGCCGAGCTTGCGATAGGCACTGGTCAAATGCAGTTCCACCGTCCGCACGGTGAGGAACAGCGACTCCGCGATCTCCCGGTTCGTCGCCCCCTCCGCGGCCCGCGCCGCGACCCGGCGCTCGCTGCCGCTGAGCGCGTGCACCGGTGAATCCGTGCCCTGCCGCAGCCGTCCGCCCGCCGCCAGCAGCGCCGCCGACGACGCCGCGACCTGCGCGTGATCACGGCGCAGCACCGACAGGTCCAGCGCCGAGCGCAGG
This window of the Saccharopolyspora gloriosae genome carries:
- a CDS encoding helix-turn-helix transcriptional regulator, producing MVAVHDAPEARSAFPGGHHLVGRDAELHVVGELVDDLRRGRSGLLTISGAPGTGRSALLESMLADARAAGLNTAAAQTSPLETDVPYSTVAQLIALLCPPDQLTRISSAWAEGAANNAPIPYLRKHFLGLARDRPLLFAVDDHQWIDPWSLAWCHAMVRHLDQAPILMVRTVRDTAPETPGGARWDEAVPLTPSRVRLSALSTSDVAELLSRHGPVDEEFSTAATAATAGNPAVLRTVLTEFEQAGLGFEARHVPRLRVHAADAVAGLVGRTLRGLPADHVALLRAITFCGGEFDFDLACALAGLHGHAAQEARTALWHLGLLCEEGADGPRVSTAAVAAGVFAEMDPAEREELHARAAEIGHRAAIEPAALAELLLSAPQMRKRWVVDTLVEASEQHRREGRYERATELLRRALREPVPTASRQRLLAQLAAIEVAQAPVASDGRLRQVLADAAGTGDTGLLVRAADLLVSRGDAETARRELAAVCARTRHPALDALGWLADEECGPEQELLATPLPPLPDEPADAAQAGVLAWRYARLGRRPDLVRTLAREALSGRGNDSPLGPRIAACRALASRDDLEEAAAGLTAVIFDAGRRGARAAAAHALVQRAMLGVKDGRCPAAAADLAAAERELPLHCLHPAMLPQHLATKIAALLRREQVADAERVAEIELPLGAERGMAFAYLLHARGELKLATGDPATALGYFQECGRIMRAKEWLNPAVLSWRMPAAIAQGRLGEARAATRLVGEELELAERWGMPGLLEPVHRTALSALAVAGSGSSGPGAAGVPAMGAALPAALSVPERRAASLAARGLSNKDIAEELGVTVRTVELRLTKSYRKLGIDGRSQLPADLGE